The Pyxidicoccus trucidator sequence CAACTCCGGCGGCAGATACATGGCCAGGGATTCGAAGACCGCTTCGTATGACGGCAGCCCGTGCGCGTCGTGGGCGCAGAACGCGATGTGCGGCCTCTCGCGCGCGAGCTCGAGGAAGCGGGCTCCCGGCTCGGGCTCGGGGGAGACAAGCAGCATCACCCCGTGCCCGGGGTTGCCCAGATACGCGCCCACCGCGGGCAACAGCCGGCTCACCGGGCTGCGCACCGCCTGACGGAAGAAGGTGTCCGCCGAGTACAGCTCGAAGCCGGGGGCCTCGCGGGCGCTTTCCTCGTCCTTCCAGGGGTTGCGCTGCTGCACCGGGTGCGCGAGCACGGCCGTGCCCCCCGCCGCCGCCACCGCCTTCACCGCGTCTCCTGGCGGCATCCACGGGCGTACGCCTTCCAGCGGACGCTCCATGCCGAACGCGGCGAGGTGCCCCTCGGACGTGGAGATCTCCACTCCGGGCACCAGCAGGACTCCGTCCACCCAGGCCGGTGCGGGTGGCTTGAAGTCGTTGTGGTCGGTGAGCACCACGAAGTCCAGGCCCGCCGTCTTCGCCGCGCGCGCCACCTCCCCCGGCGTACCCCGCCCATCCGAGCGCGTGGTGTGCACATGGAAGGCGCCGCGCACCCAGGTCGGGGCGCCCGCCTTCGGCAGCACCACCGGGTAGCGCGCGCATGAGGCCGGCATCGCGAACAGGCCCGCGATTCCCAGCAGGAGCAGCAGGGTGCCCAGCACCGCCTGGACTCCCTTCGCCACCACCGTCCGGAACCGGCTCACGCCGCGCCCTTCTCTAGCGGGCCTTCCGTCTGCAGCTTCCACAGCGACGCGTAGCGCCCACCCCGCTGGAGCAGCTCGGCGTGCGTGCCGCTCTCCACCGCGCGCCCCGCCTCCATCACATGGAGCACGTCCGCGTTCACCACCGTGGACAGCCGGTGCGCAATCACCAGCGCCGTGCGTCCGGGCAACACCGCCGCCAGCGCCGCCTGCACCTCGCGCTCGCTCTCCGGGTCCAGGCTGCTCGTCGCCTCGTCCAGCACCAGCACCGGCGCCCGCGCCAGCACCGCCCGGGCGATGCACAGGCGCTGCCGCTGCCCACCGCTCAGCGTCACCCCGCGCTCGCCGATGCGCGTGTCGTAGCCCTCCGGCAGAGCGCGGATGAAGCCGTCCGCGTGCGCCACCCGGGCCGCCGCCTCCACCTCTTCCCGCGTGGCGTCCGGCCTCGCGTAGCGCAGGTTGTCCAGCACCGTGCCGTGGAAGAGCAGCGGCTCCTGCGTCACCAGCGCGAACTGCTCGCGCACGCTCTTCGCCGTGTACCGGTCCGCGTCCACCCCATCCAGCAGCAGCTGGCCCTTCTGGGGCCGCTCGAAGCGGAGCAGCATCGACGTCACCGTGCTCTTGCCACCGCCGCTACCGCCCACCAGCGCCGTCACCTGCCCCGCCTTCAGCTCCAGCGTCAGGCCGTCCAGCGCGACGCGCTCGCCATAGGAGAAGCGCACGCCCTCCAGCACGAGGTTCCGGGACAACGGCGGCGCCGGCACCGCGTCCGGCGCGTCCTCCACCGGGTGCTTCAGGTCCAGCAGCTCGAAGAGGCGCTCTCCCGCCGCACCCGCCTGCACCGCGAACTGCGTCACCCGGCCCAGCTCCTTCACCGGCTGGTACACCAGGATGACCGCCGTCAGCAGCGACAGCAGCGCCTCCGGCGGCATCAACCGCGCGCCCGCCGCGTAGGCCAGCGCTCCCGCCAGGGCCGCCGCCGCGAGCACCTCCATCAACCCGGGCACCGCGCCCCGCGCCCACGCCGCGCTCACCAGCGCCTTCTCGTGCGCCCGCGCGTGCGCCGAGAAGCGGGCCAGCTCCGCCTCCTGGCCGTTGAAGGCCTGGATGGTCCGCAGACCTCCCAGCCCCTCGTGAAGCTGCCCCGCCAGATTGCCGAGCTGCGTCTGCCCCTCACGCGTGCGCTTCAGCACCTTGCGCATCAGCCGCGACGCCGGCAGCGCCGCCAGCGGCACCACCAGCAGCATCACTCCGCCCAGCAGCGGGCTCATGGACAGCGCCACGCCCGTCAGGATGATGGCCTGCAGCGTGTCCCGCAGGTACGCGCCCACCGTGTACATGGCCGCCGCTTCCACCGCGGTGACGTCCGACGAGAAGCGGCTCAGCAGGTCGCCCGTCCGCTGCCGCGCCAGCTGAGACGGCGACAGCGAGGTGAGGCGCACGAACAGCTCGCGTCGCAGGTCCTTCGACACGCGCTGCGCGAACATCCCCATGAAGTAGAACTGCGTCAGGTACCCCACGCCCTTCGCCGCCCCCACCACCAGCATCAATACCGGGAAGCCCCACAGCGCCGCCTCGCGAGGCAGGTCCGCCAGCCAGGGCACCCGCTGCGCACTGGCAAAGCCCTCCTGCCCTCCCGACAGCAGGAAGCGCAGTGCCGGCCCCGTCAGGTACGCGTACGCCCCCACGGCCAGGCCCACCACCGCCGAGCCCACGAAGGCCACCACGAGCAAGCCCACGTGCGGGCGCGCATAGCGCAGCAACCGCAGCAGCACGGGAAACATGACTACCGTCCCACCTTGCGCAGCGCCGCCTTGGCGAGCTGCGAATAGGGGTTGTACTCCAGCACCTTGAGCAGCTTCTTGCGCGCCAGCGGCGCGTCCCCCAGGTCCGTGTCGATGATGGCCGCGATGATGTGCAGCCGCTCCACGTACGGCCCCAGCGAGAGCGCCTTCTTCAGCACCTTCTGCGCCTTCTGCGCACGCACCAGCAACGCCCCCGGCGCCGCCTGGTACGTGGCCCAGGCAAGCCAGGCGTAGTACTCCGGCTCGTTCGGGTTGTGCGTCACCGCCTCCTCGAACGCACGCATCGCCGTGGTGAAGTCCAGGCGCTTCAGCGCGGACTCGCCCCGGCGCAAGGCAATCTCCGCCTCCACCACCACCGCCGTGTTGCGCCCCACGTCCAGCCGGCTGAAGAGGTACTGGAGGTACGCCTTGCGCTTCTCGTCCACGCTCAGCACGCGGTACGAGGCCGACAGCTTCTCCTGCACCGACTCCAGCAAGTCCCTCAGGTCCAGGATGTCGTACTCGGCATACGTGTCGGGGTGAAAGCGCATCGCCGTCTCATGGTACGCGCGCTCCACCGCCTCCGTGTCCGCGGCGATGTCCAGCCCCAGGCTGCCGAAGTAGCTGCGAGTGATGATGCGGACCGCCTCCTCGCGCAGGGACGCCGCCGTCTCCAGCGGGAGCGCCTTGCGCTTGCGCGGAGCAATCCGGTCCGGCAGCACCGCGTTGGACAGCACGTCCGTCCCCGTGGCCACCGGTGTCGGGGAGAACGTCACCCCACCCGTCAGCTTGAGGAACCACAGCAGCGACACCGCCTTGCCCAGCTCCCCGCGGCCGTGCGCCAGCAAATCCCTCAGCACGATGCGGCCGTTGACCTGCATGGCAATCTTCAGGTCATCCGTGTCCAGCGCCATCGGCTGCAAGTCTCGGCCGAACTCGGACGAGCGCACCGGGTACTCGCCCAGGTTCCCTCGCAGCGAGGCCGCCATCACCTTCAGCGGGAAGCACCGCCGCGCGCCCGCCAGCACCGGCGCCAGGGGCGGCACCTCCACCGAGGCCACCTCGGCGGTGAACTCGTCACCCGAGTAGAAGGCGTAGCGCCCCTCGCGCATGCCCAGCACCCGCTCCAGCCGCTCCCGGGTGTAGTCGCGTAGCAGCTGCAACAGCTCCTCGCCCGCCGCCTCCACGCCCGCGTCCGCCAGCGCCGCGCCGATGCGCAGCCCGGACGCCAGCGCCTCCACCACCCGCTCCGACTGCGGCACGGTGAGGACCTTGCGGTCCACCAGGAAGCGCGGCAGCGAGTCCGCCTTCGACGAAGAGTCGTAGCTCACCGCCCCGCCGCGCAGGAAGTACACGCGCCGGCTCAAGTCCCGGTGCGCCGCCACCAACACGCCGTCGCGGCGCAGCCGGTAGAGCGAGTGGAGCAGCCCCGGCAGCGGATAGCCCCGCAAGTCACCCGAGTTCACCGCGGGCTTCGACAGCGTGGCCGACAGGCCGGTGGCCGGCACGGCCTGCGCCGCGCGGACCAGCGCCTCCAGCCTGGGCACCAGCTCGCCCGGCTTGAGGGGGTCCGCGATGTAGGCGTTCACCTTGAGGTCCAGCACCGCCGCCACGCCGCGCGCCCGGCCCAGGTGCCCCTTGTCGATGGCGACAATCGGCACCCTCGCACCCTGGCTGTGCGCCCGGATGAGGTGCACCACGTGCGCACCCTCGACGCGGGGCAGGTCCACCGCGAGCACCACCACCGCCGGGTTGTCCGCCGCGAAGTGCTCCATCGCCGTCACCGGGTCATTCACCGCGCGCACGGTGTACCCGGCCTGGGAGAGCAGGCCCTTCAGGTGCTCGAGCGTGGGGGGATGGCTCTCGGCGAGCAGAAGCGTCTTCAAGGCTGCCTCACTCTACACCTTCACCCGCTCCCGCATCAGGTACGATGCGCGCCCCTTCATGACGCCCCCGCCCCGCATCCTCGTCGTGGCCGGCGAGGCCTCCGGTGATACCCACGCCGCCGAGCTCGTCGCCGCCCTCCAGGCCCGCCGCCCGGACCTCACCTTCTTTGGCATGGGCGGCCCGCGCCTGGCCGCTCGGGGGGTGGAGCTGCTCTTCGACGCCCGCGAGGTGTCCGTCATGGGCATCACCGAGGTGCTCCCCCGCATCCCCCGCATCCTGCAAATCCTGAAGGGGCTGGCCAACGCCGCCGCCGAGCGCCGCCCGGATGTCGCCATCCTGGTGGACATCCCCGACTTCAACCTGAGGCTGGCGGAGAAGCTCAAGGCCCTCGGCGTCCCGGTCGCCTACTACGTCTCACCCATGATCTGGGCCTGGCGCCGGGGGCGGGTGCGCACCATCAAACGCCTGGTGGACCGGATGCTCTGCATCCTCCCCTTCGAGGAGGCCTTCTACCAGGAGGCCGGGGTGAGCGCCCGGTATGTGGGCAGCCCGGTGGTGGAGCAGGTACCCGCCCCGGACAGCCCCGCCGTCTTCCGCGAGCGCCTGGGGCTGGCGAAGGACGCCCCCACGCTCGCACTGCTGCCCGGCAGCCGGATGAGTGAAATCCGACGTCTGCTGCCCACCATGGTGGACGCGGCGAAGCGCCTCGCCGCCGAGCGCCCCGGGCTCCAGGTGGTGGTCCCCGTGGCCTCCACCATCCCCCGCGAGGAGGTGGAGTCCCGCTTCGCGGGCAGCGGCCTGTCCCCCATCCTGATTGAGGGGCGCGCCCCGGAGGTGGTGGGCGCCAGCGACGCGGCGGTGGTGGCGTCGGGCACCGCCGTGCTCGAAGCCGGACTGATGCAGCGTCCACTGGTGGTCGTCTACCGCGTCTCGCTCATCACCTACTGGGTGGGCCGGCTGATGCTGAAGGTGGCCTTCGTCTCGCTGGTCAACCTGCTGGCCGGCCGGAAGGTGGTGCCGGAGCTGCTCCAGGGGGAGATGACGCCCGAGCGCATCGCCGACGAGGTCCGCCGGGTATGGATGCCGGGGGCCCCCCGGGAGGAGATGCTGCGGGGGCTGGCGGAGATGCGCGGCCGACTGGGGGAGACCGGGGCCGCCACCCGAGCCGCGGAGGCCGTACTGGAGCTGCTGCCCCCGCGCCCCGTTTAGGGTATGTCCGGCCGGGTCATGAACCCTGCCCTGGTCTGCATCCCCACGTACAACGAGCGGGAAAACATCGAGGCCATCGTCCAGGCGGTGCTGAAGGCCGACGCCCGCGTGGACATCCTCGTCGTCGACGACAACTCGCCCGACGGCACGGGGCAGCTCGCCGACGGGCTCGCCGCGAAGGACTCGCGCGTGCGGGTGCTCCACCGCGAGAAAAAGGAGGGCCTGGGCCGCGCGTACCTCGCCGCCTTCCGCTGGGCCCTGGCCCAGGGCTACACGTACATCCTGGAGATGGACGCGGACTTCAGCCATGACCCGCGCTACCTCCCCGGCTTCCTCGACGCGGCCCAGGCGGGCGCGGACCTGGTGCTGGGCTCGCGCTACGTCACCGGCGGCGGCACCGTGAACTGGGGCGTCGGGCGGCAGATCATCAGCCGCGGCGGCAGCCTCTATGCCCGCTCGATTCTGGGCGTGGGCATCCGGGACCTCACCGGCGGCTTCAAGTGCTTCCACCGCCGGGTGCTGGAGTCCATCGACCTGGATGCGGTGAAGAGCACCGGGTACGCGTTCCAGATAGAGCTCACCTACCGCACCCTGAAGAAGGGCTTCACCGTGCGCGAGATTCCCATCGTCTTCGAGGACCGGCGCGTGGGCCACTCGAAGATGAGCAAGAAGATCTTCGCCGAGGCCCTCACCATGGTGTGGAAGCTGCGGCTCAAGGTGTAGCCCGGGGGGCGTGCCATGACGGGCTATCTGTCGTTGTTCCTGATGTCGCTGTCCGCGGTCTTCTTCGTGGTGGACCCCATCGGCGTGGTGCCGTTGTTCCTGGCGATGACGGCCGGGGACTCGCAGGAGAAGGTCCGCCGCACGGCGATGCGCGCGTGCATGGTGGCGTGCGGGATGATGCTGTTCTTCGCCCTGTTCGGCGGCGTCATCTTCAAGGTGTTCGGCGTGTCGCTGGGCGCCTTCCGCGTGGCCGGCGGCATCCTCCTGCTCATCACCGCGCTGGACATGCTCCGCGCCCGCCCGTCCGAGACGCGCACCACCCCCACCGAGGAACAGGAGGGCGTGGTGAAGGAGGATGTGGCCATCGTCCCGCTGGCCATCCCGCTGCTGTCGGGGCCCGGCGCCATCGCCACCGCCATGGTGCTGATGGCCAGGGGGGACTCGCTGACGTCCGCGATTCCGGTGCTGGCCGCCATCATCCTGACGTTCGTGGCCAGCTACTTCATCCTCCGCGCATCCGGGATGATTCAGCGCGTGCTGCGCCAGTCCGGCGTCGCGATTGTCGAGCGCGTCATGGGCCTCATCCTCGCCGCGATTGCGGTGCAGTTCATCGCGGACGGCGGCAAGGAGCTGCTCAGATAGGGCCGGGGGCCGCCACCCAGGAGGGGCCGTTGCGCTTCACCAGTCCCTGGGGCTTGCCCTCCAGGGTGAGTTGCTCCGGGCCCGCGCGGCGCGCGTCGTAGGCATAGCCGTCCTGCACCTCCTGGAGGTACACGACGACGGCGTCCAGCACGTTCTCCTGCACCACCTGGAAGGTGTCGTCCCCGCAGAGGGGCTCGTCGCCCTCGAAGAAGCGCTCCAGCATCGACTCCTCCGGACGGCGCACGTAGACGACCACCGGCGTGGGCTCCTCGCGCCCCTCCGAGGCCAGCTCGCTCACCAGCCGCGACGGCGTCGGCTCCTTCAGCACCGAGCGCACCAGCTGGCACTTCTCGGCCTCCGCCTCGCGCTTCACGGCGACAGGCGCCTGGTGCGCGCAGCCCGTGCTCCCCAACAGTCCCAGCCCCAGCGTCACCCAGGCCACCCGGTGGAATCGGCTCATCCGTCGTCTCCTCAAGTCGAATCCCGTCACAGCTTCCGCCACCGAGGAGGATACGGGGCCTGCTGAAGCACCGGATCCTCCACGGCGATGATGTACTCGGCGCGACGGTTGCCTGCCTCCGCCGTCTCGTCCGGCGTCGCCACCGCCGGCGACTGCTCGCCGAACCCCTCATAGAACACCGGCACGCGGAGGCCCCGCTTCCGGAAGTAGGTGGCCAGACTCTTCGCCCGCTTGAGCGACAGCTCGCGGTTGTCCGTCGTCGGGCCCACCGTGTCCGTGTGGCCCAGCACGTACAGCCGCAGCGCCGCGAAGCGTCCGTACTTCGCCAGTGACTCGGCGATGAGCGCGTGGCTCTTGTCCAGCTTGCTGCGCTCGGCCGCCGGCACGTCCGCGCTGCCCGAGGCGAAGTTCACCTCCTCGTGCGGGATGTCCACCTGCCAGGGGAAGAGGTCCAGCCCCATGTAGAACTCCGCGGTGTCGAAGGCCTTGAGCGAAATCTTCATCACCCGCCCCTCCTCCGCCGGCCACTTCAGCTCCAGCGGCGTGCCGGCCGCCTCGCCCTTGAAGGGCACCTCGCCGTCGAAGGCCTTCTTGCCGGTGTCCATCAACACCGTCAGGTCCACGCGGCCCGCCGGCCGGTTCAGCGTGAAGCGCAGCCGCCGCCCCGCGACGTCCACGTCCTCCTTGCGCACCTCCAGCTTCAGCGGGCCGTACAGCTCCGTGTCGAAGGACAGCGGCAGGGTGCCGGCTTCCGCGTCCGGGAAGCGCACCACCAGCTCCCCCTCGTAGTGGAAGCGGCCCTCGGGCTGCTCCAGCTCAATCCTCCGGACGATGCCCGGCTTGCCCCCACCCTTCACCTCCACCACCTTGCCGTCGCTGCGCTTCAGCTTCACCTCGAAGCCGGCGATGGGCTCCTCGATGTGGATGAGCAGCGTGGGCAGCTTCTCCCCCAGCGCGGCCCGGCCCTCCAGTGAAGCGCGGATGGCGTCCGCGAGCGCGGGGAGCGGCGAGCACAGGGCCAGACAGAGCAGCAGCAGACGGGGGTTCATCACGCGGCGTCGACCTCCGGCGTCACGAGCAGCGGGCCAACAGCAGCCCACCTGTGCGCATTTCCTCCGCGGCAGGGTAGGCCGAGGCTCCCGTCAGCGAAACGTCCCTGGGGGTGGACGTTGGAGGTGCGACGGTATTCACCCACTCCAGGGCTCCACGGAGAAGCAGCCAGGGAGGCAAGCCGCCCCCGCCCAGCCGCCCCAGGGCCCTCAGGGCACGCCGACAATGGTGATGCCAGCCGACTCGGCCCCGGCGAAGAGGGCGGGTGCGTCCAGCAGCACCGTGCGCCCTACCTCGAGCGCCAGCACCCGGGCGCCCACTTCCTTCATCACGTCCAGCGTGCGGGGGCCCACCGCCGGCAGGTCGAAGCGCAGGTCCTGCTGCGGCTTGCAGCGCTTCACCACCACGGCGCCACCTCCGCCGCCCAGCTTCCCGCCGCGGCGGATGGTCTCGTCCGTGCCCTCCACCGCCTCCAGCGCCAGCACGTGGCCGTTGTGCACCACCACCGTCTGGCCCACGTCGGCCTGGCCCAGCAGCACCGCCACCTCGCGCCCCAGCGCCACGTCCTTCTCCTGCGCCGGGTGGAGCTTCGGGCCCGCGAGGTGTCCCGCGGGGCACAGCACCTCGCCGAGGAAGTCCGTGGGGGCGATGATGGTGACGCCGCGCTGCTCGAAGTCCGCGGCCACCGCGCGCAGGAGCGCGTCGTCACGGAAGCTGCGCAGCCGGGAGATGATGCGCACCGCGCCCAGGTCCGGCCGGGCCTCCGCCAGCGCCCGCACCCGGCCGATGCCGCCCGCCATGGCCGCCTGCTTCACGCCGGCCTCGCGGAACGCCTTCTGGATGCGGTCCACCTGCCCCACCCGCACCCAGGTGAGCAGGCCCACTTCCGAGGCCAGCGCCGGGTCCGTCTCCCCCCGGTGCGCCACGGCCACCACTTCCAGGCCCCGCGCCCGCGCCGCGCGCGCGAAGAGGAAGGGCAGCTGGCCGTTGCCTGCGATGAGGCCGATGCGCTCCACCGCCGACTCCCCTTCCGCGCCCACGCGTTAGCGCGTCAGCCCGCGCTTGCTCTGCAGGACGAACTCGATGAGGTGGTCCACCTCGGAGTGGCCACTCAGCTCCGTGCGCAGCCGCGCCAGCGCGTCCTGAAGCCCCAGCTTGGAGCGGAACAGGATGCGGTGGGCCTCCTTGATGCGCTCAATCTGCTCCTTGGAGAAGCCGCTGCGCTCCAGGCCCACGGTGTTCAGGCCCACCAGCTCCGCGCGGTCACCCTGCGCCGTGGCGTAGGGGGGGATGTCCATGGTCACCATGGCGCCGCCGGAGATGAAGGCGTGCTTGCCCAGGCGGGTGAACTGGTGCACCGCCGCCAGGCCGCTGATGATGACGTGGTCCTCCATCGTCACGTGGCCCGCCAGCGCGGAGCCGTTGCCGATGCGGCAGCCGTCGCCCACGACGCAGTCGTGCGCCACGTGGCAGTTGGCCATGAAGAGGTTGCCACTGCCGATGCGCGTGCTGCCGCCGCCGCCCGCCGTGCCCTTGTGCAGGGTGACGAACTCACGAACCGTGTTGTCGTCGCCCAGCACCAGCTCCGTGTCCTCGCCCGCGTACTTCAAATCCTGCGGGTCCGCTCCCACGGAGGCGAACTGGAAGATGCGGTTGCGCGCGCCCAGCGTCGTGCGCCCCTCGATGACGACGTGAGGGCCGACCCGCGAGCCCTCACCCAGCGTCACCTGGGGACCGATGACCGAGTAGGGCCCGACCTCCACCGTCTCGTGCAGGCGGGCGTCGGGATGGACCACCGCGGTGGGATGAATCTGAGCCATTTCCTCTCCTATTACCGGCCGCGGTCAGGAAGCCGCGCTCTCGTCCGCCTTGGCGTTCTTGTCCACCACCGTGGCCAGGAACTCGCCCTCGGACACCTTCACGCCTTCCACCAACGCCGTGCCCTTCGTCTTCCATACCGCGCCCTTGTGGCGCAGTACTTCGATGACCAATTGCAGCCTGTCGCCGGGCACCACCGGCTTGCGGAACCGCGCGCCGTCCACGCCCATCAGGTAGGTCACCTTCTGGGCAGGGTCCATGTTCTCGCTCTTGTAGGCGAGGATGGCGGACGCCTGCGCCAGCGCCTCCAGGATGAGCACGCCCGGCATCACCGGGTGGCCGGGGAAGTGGCCGTTGAAGAAGGGCTCGTTGATGGTGACGTTCTTGTACGCCGTCAGCTTCTGGCCGGGGACGATTTCCACCACCCGGTCCACCAGGAGGAACGGGTAACGGTGCGGCAGGAGGTTCTGGATCTCCAAGATGTCCATCATGCGCCCTTCTCCTTCTCGAGCGTCTCCACCCTGCGCCGCAGGGCGCGAACTTCCTTGAGCAGGTCCGCCACCTGCCCCGCCGCGGCGCTGGCACGGAGCCAGTCCCGGTGGGGCACCGCCGGACTGCCGCTCACCACCTGCCCGTCCTCCACGTCATGCGCCACACCGGACTGGGCGCCGACCTTGGCCAAATCACCCACGCGGATGTGGCCCACCACGCCCACCTGCCCCGCCAGCACCACGCCGGTGCCAATCTCCGCCGAGCCGGACACGCCGGCCTGCGCGCAGATGAGCGACAGCGGGCCCACCTTCACGTTGTGGGCGATCTGCACCAGGTTGTCGAGCTTCGTGCCGCGGCCCACCACCGTCTCACCCACCGTCGCGCGGTCGATGCAGGTGCAGGCCCCCACCTCGACGTCGTCCTCGATTCGGACGATGCCCACCTGGGGAATCTTGAAGTGCTCCGGCCCCTCCGCCCCTTCCGGGTTGAAGGCGAAGCCGAAGCCGTCCGCCCCCACCACGGCCGAGGCATGGAGGATGACGCGCGCGCCGAGGATGCAGCCCTCGCGCACCGTGACGTTGGGATACAGGACGCAGTCCTCGCCCACCTGGGCGTGCTCGCCCACGTAGGCGCCGGGGTACAGCACCGTGCGCGCGCCCACGCGGGCGCCCGCGTCCACCGAGGCGCCCGGCAGCACCGAGGCCTCCGGGTGGACGGTGGCCTCCGGGTGCACCCACGCGCCGGGCCTCACGCCCGGAGCAGGCCGGGAGGCCGGGTGGAACAGCCGCAGCAGCTTCGCGTAGGCAAGGTGCGGGTTGGGCACCCGGACCAGCGCCACCCCGTCGCGGGGCGGCGTGTCGGCCCCCACCAGGACGGCGGAG is a genomic window containing:
- the lpxD gene encoding UDP-3-O-(3-hydroxymyristoyl)glucosamine N-acyltransferase — protein: MQTPSNPRRLGELAAHVGGELLGDSGLLIHGLNGLEEAGPGDVSFYGNLRYRKQFEASRASAVLVGADTPPRDGVALVRVPNPHLAYAKLLRLFHPASRPAPGVRPGAWVHPEATVHPEASVLPGASVDAGARVGARTVLYPGAYVGEHAQVGEDCVLYPNVTVREGCILGARVILHASAVVGADGFGFAFNPEGAEGPEHFKIPQVGIVRIEDDVEVGACTCIDRATVGETVVGRGTKLDNLVQIAHNVKVGPLSLICAQAGVSGSAEIGTGVVLAGQVGVVGHIRVGDLAKVGAQSGVAHDVEDGQVVSGSPAVPHRDWLRASAAAGQVADLLKEVRALRRRVETLEKEKGA